One segment of Vibrio gazogenes DNA contains the following:
- a CDS encoding oxidative damage protection protein: MGRTVFCARLKKEAEGMDFQLYPGELGKKIFDNISKEAWAEWQHKQTMLINEKKLNMMDPQHRQLLETEMANFLFEGKEVHIEGYTPPSES; this comes from the coding sequence ATGGGTCGCACTGTTTTTTGTGCTCGTTTGAAGAAAGAAGCCGAAGGGATGGATTTTCAACTTTATCCCGGTGAATTAGGGAAAAAAATTTTTGACAACATCTCTAAAGAAGCTTGGGCAGAGTGGCAGCATAAACAGACCATGCTTATTAATGAGAAAAAACTGAATATGATGGATCCGCAGCATCGCCAGTTACTTGAAACAGAGATGGCGAATTTTCTGTTTGAAGGGAAAGAGGTCCACATCGAAGGATACACACCACCAAGTGAGTCATAA